The proteins below are encoded in one region of Qipengyuania sp. HL-TH1:
- a CDS encoding type 1 glutamine amidotransferase domain-containing protein — translation MTKRVMILATDGFEQSELMKPKANLEKAGIETEVVSLEEGSIRGWDQKDWGESVAVDKTVDAIENCDGYDALLLPGGQMNPDILRMNERAVAIVREFALADKPIAAICHAPWLLAEAGLIDGKTVTSWPSIRTDLKNAGANVVDQEVATDGKFITSRNPDDIPAFSKALIDMLGETVADDELEAA, via the coding sequence ATGACAAAGCGCGTAATGATCCTCGCCACCGATGGCTTCGAACAGTCCGAACTGATGAAGCCCAAGGCCAATCTCGAAAAGGCCGGCATCGAAACCGAAGTCGTCAGCCTCGAGGAAGGCTCGATCCGCGGCTGGGACCAGAAGGACTGGGGCGAAAGCGTCGCGGTCGACAAGACGGTCGATGCGATCGAGAATTGCGACGGCTACGATGCGCTGCTGCTGCCGGGTGGCCAGATGAACCCCGACATCCTGCGCATGAACGAGCGCGCGGTCGCCATCGTCCGCGAATTCGCCTTGGCGGACAAACCGATCGCGGCGATCTGCCATGCACCGTGGCTGCTGGCGGAAGCGGGCCTGATCGACGGCAAGACCGTCACCAGCTGGCCCTCGATCCGCACCGATCTCAAGAATGCGGGCGCCAATGTGGTCGACCAGGAAGTCGCCACTGATGGCAAGTTCATCACCAGCCGCAACCCCGACGACATCCCCGCCTTCAGCAAGGCGCTGATCGACATGCTGGGCGAAACCGTTGCGGATGACGAGCTCGAAGCCGCCTGA